The window GAAATTGGCCAACCTTTATACCGTTATATTGGCGGTGTAAATGCAAACACTTTACCTATCCCGATGATGAACATCATCAATGGCGGTTCTCACTCTGATGCCCCTATTGCATTCCAGGAATTTATGATTATGCCAGTTGGCGCACCTTCTTTCTCTGAAGCATTACGTTGGGGAACTGAAGTTTTCCATAGCTTGAAAAAAATTCTTCACGATAGAGGTTTATCTACAGCTGTAGGTGATGAAGGTGGTTTTGCACCAACTTTCGATGGTACTGAAGATGCAATTGAAACGGTATTAAAAGCAATTGAAACTGCAGGTTACAAACCAGGTTCGCAAATTTGTTTAGCTTTAGATTGTGCTTCATCTGAGTTCTACAAAGATGGTAAATACGATTATACTAAATTTGAAGGTGCTACAGGTGTAATTCGTACCAGCGAAGAGCAGGCACAATACTTAGCAGATTTATCAGCTAAATATCCAATCATCTCTATTGAAGATGGTATGGACGAAAACGACTGGACTGGCTGGAAAAGCTTAACTGATAAAGTTGGCGACCGTGTCCAATTGGTTGGTGACGATTTATTTGTAACTAACGTAACCCGTTTACAACGTGGTATCGACGAAGATACTGCTAACTCTATCTTGGTAAAAGTTAACCAAATTGGTTCTTTAACCGAAACTATCAATGCAGTAACTTTAGCACAAAACAGTGGTTATACTTCGGTAATGAGTCACCGTTCTGGCGAAACTGAAGATGTTACCATTGCTGATTTAGCTGTTGCATTAAACTGCGGACAGATCAAAACCGGTTCGGCTTCACGTTCGGACAGGATTGCAAAATACAATCAATTATTACGTATTGAAGAAGAATTGGGCGAAAACGCACGTTTCATCGGTTCAAAATTCAAATACGCTAAAAAATAATCCATTATCCATTGAGGCGGGTTTAAACCATCCGCAATGATGCAATAATGTTAACAAGTTGAAAAACTTATTTGTGAAACATCCGGAGATTTTAAATCTTCGGATGTTTTTATTTTAATACTATATTTGTTGTGCAAACCTTACAGGTTTTTGAAACCTGCAAGGTTTAAATAACGGCTTTTGAGAAAATTATGAAACGTTTAATAGACCTTTTCCGCAATAAATATTTCCTTGCAACGGTTGCTTTTGCTATGTGGATGCTGTTTTTCGATAAAAACGATATGATGTCGCAGTACGAGTACCGCAGCCAGGCCAATAAATTGCAGGAAGAAAAAGAGTATTTCGAGAAAGAAACCGCCCAGGTTAAAAAGGATTTAAACGAGCTAAATACCAATTTAAATACCGCCGAAAAATTTGCCCGCGAAAAATACTTCATGAAGAAAGACAATGAAGATGTTTTTGTGATTATTCAGGAAGAAAAGAAGGACTAGTTAGCAGTTTTCAATTCTCACTTCACAGTTGGCAATTTGTGGTTAACAATTTAACCATCCAGCAATTAGAACAATTCAATCAGCAGGTTGAATATGCAGTTAA is drawn from Pedobacter sp. HDW13 and contains these coding sequences:
- the eno gene encoding phosphopyruvate hydratase is translated as MSIIVNVHARQILDSRGNPTVEVEVATEAGAFGRAAVPSGASTGQYEAVELRDGDKSTYLGKGVLKAVENVNTKIADALRGIDVFEQNTIDKLMLDLDGTENKGNLGANAILGVSLAVAKAAADEIGQPLYRYIGGVNANTLPIPMMNIINGGSHSDAPIAFQEFMIMPVGAPSFSEALRWGTEVFHSLKKILHDRGLSTAVGDEGGFAPTFDGTEDAIETVLKAIETAGYKPGSQICLALDCASSEFYKDGKYDYTKFEGATGVIRTSEEQAQYLADLSAKYPIISIEDGMDENDWTGWKSLTDKVGDRVQLVGDDLFVTNVTRLQRGIDEDTANSILVKVNQIGSLTETINAVTLAQNSGYTSVMSHRSGETEDVTIADLAVALNCGQIKTGSASRSDRIAKYNQLLRIEEELGENARFIGSKFKYAKK
- a CDS encoding septum formation initiator family protein; the protein is MKRLIDLFRNKYFLATVAFAMWMLFFDKNDMMSQYEYRSQANKLQEEKEYFEKETAQVKKDLNELNTNLNTAEKFAREKYFMKKDNEDVFVIIQEEKKD